From Myxococcota bacterium, a single genomic window includes:
- a CDS encoding ATP-binding protein has protein sequence MRVRQAQAWDVHHSKLDRWLASTYLSGPREVRRRARHLAGSIFVGTAAYLGAGAVFVWAQQPGLAALAALNAAGVAALLVPLKRGRSLDHLANAFVGISFPTLAAVTMATGGQLFALLFGASLMPLVALLLTSRRAATLWTAFTCAYLFATACWSIAGLPFPYPLPAYPGESTRFLGALLLVMATFGVTWAYESSRRRSEEEARSSRAYARQLEAQVAEIERRHLTNELERLGTMAGGIVHQFNNILTTLLMTSATIRTATEDRVVRDLTLDIDREAERATQLTGQLLQFSGNSVRRDEPLDFFELVHKTAAGFAGAPIEIVLPETPAPILGDASLLQQALSGLLQNSAEALSGRDGSVTLTGGRRHLTPDALCRFVMGEGRDAGEYVFLEVADEGCGVAAADLPRIFDPFYSTKFPGRGLGLSTLLGILHMHAGAVRIASEPGVGTALELVLPLRPRHDTAAPH, from the coding sequence ATGCGGGTCCGACAAGCGCAGGCGTGGGACGTCCACCACTCGAAACTCGACCGGTGGCTGGCGTCGACGTACCTCTCCGGTCCGCGCGAAGTCCGAAGACGTGCCCGCCACCTCGCTGGCTCGATCTTCGTCGGCACCGCTGCCTACCTCGGCGCCGGGGCCGTATTCGTCTGGGCCCAGCAGCCTGGGCTCGCTGCGCTCGCGGCCCTGAACGCAGCCGGGGTCGCCGCTCTGCTCGTCCCGCTGAAGCGCGGCCGCTCCCTCGATCACCTCGCGAACGCCTTCGTCGGCATCTCCTTTCCCACCCTGGCAGCGGTCACGATGGCCACCGGGGGGCAGCTCTTCGCGCTCCTCTTCGGCGCATCGCTGATGCCGCTGGTCGCCCTGCTGCTGACGAGCCGACGCGCGGCGACGCTCTGGACCGCGTTCACCTGCGCCTACCTGTTCGCGACGGCGTGCTGGTCGATCGCGGGCCTTCCATTTCCCTACCCGCTTCCCGCCTACCCGGGCGAGTCGACCCGCTTCCTCGGCGCGCTGCTCCTCGTGATGGCGACCTTCGGGGTCACCTGGGCCTACGAATCCTCGAGGCGACGGTCCGAGGAGGAAGCGCGCTCGTCCCGTGCCTACGCCCGGCAGCTGGAAGCGCAGGTGGCCGAGATCGAGCGGCGCCACCTCACGAACGAACTCGAGCGGCTCGGCACGATGGCGGGCGGGATCGTGCATCAGTTCAACAACATCCTGACCACCCTCCTGATGACGTCAGCCACGATCCGAACCGCCACGGAAGACCGGGTCGTACGGGATCTCACCCTCGACATCGATCGCGAAGCGGAGCGCGCCACCCAGCTCACCGGGCAGCTGCTGCAGTTCTCCGGAAACTCGGTGCGCCGCGACGAGCCCCTCGACTTCTTCGAGCTGGTGCACAAGACGGCGGCGGGGTTCGCCGGTGCGCCGATCGAGATCGTCCTGCCCGAGACGCCCGCGCCCATCCTCGGAGACGCGAGTCTGCTCCAGCAAGCGCTCTCGGGACTCCTCCAGAACAGTGCGGAAGCCCTGAGTGGAAGGGACGGCTCGGTCACGCTCACCGGCGGCCGCCGGCACCTGACCCCAGACGCGCTCTGCCGATTCGTAATGGGAGAGGGCCGCGACGCCGGCGAGTACGTCTTCCTCGAGGTCGCGGACGAGGGTTGCGGTGTGGCGGCGGCCGACCTCCCGCGCATCTTCGACCCGTTCTACTCCACGAAGTTCCCCGGTCGAGGCCTCGGCCTGTCGACGCTGCTGGGCATCCTGCACATGCACGCGGGCGCCGTGCGCATCGCCTCAGAGCCCGGTGTCGGCACTGCACTCGAACTGGTGTTGCCACTCCGGCCACGGCACGACACCGCAGCGCCGCACTGA